The DNA region CCCGGTGGGAAGGACACGGCGACGTCCTGGACCGCAACGAGCCGGACGCCGGAGCCGTCGCCGCCGGGGACGCCGAAGTCCGGATCGTCTCCGCCTCGACGGACGCCGCCCGCAGAGTGGCCGACACCCTGCGCCACCGTCTCGCCGACGGTCAGCGGTGCGGCTGACCCGCCCCGGGCAAGGGCACCCGCCTCCGCCTCACCGTCGACACCACCCGCACCGCCGGGCCGGGCCTGGCTGACCACCGGCCGTCCCCAGCGGGGCACCGGGCCCCACTCCGAGGGACCCTGACCGGGCAGCCGGAGTCGGCGGGCGCGCGTGGCGGCCCCGGCCACCGCGAAGCATCCTGGAAGCCGCACCGCGATGCCGTCGGACCGGCCCGTCGGCACCGGTCCACAGTGTCGCCCCGCCGCCCGCCTGGAGGCCCCGGATGACCGTCGGACGGTACGAGGACGGGGATCCCGACCGCTCGGAGAGCTTCGGGGAGATGCTGCTGGGCGGGCTTCTGGACCACGCCCACGCACTGCCGCCCGACCGCGTGGGGCCGGCCCTCGCCGACGTCCTCGCCCTGATCGGCGGCCGGGATCCGCAGATCCTGCTCCAGGACTACGGCCAGCGGAATCTGGTCCCCCTGGCCGGGGACGGACTGGCGGACGGCGATCCCGTGCCCATCGACGGTTCGGCGGCCGGTCGCTGCTTCCTCACCTCGCGTCCGGTCGAGGTGCCGGTGGTCGAGGGGGTGCGGGTCCATGTCCCGCTGCTCGACGGCGGCGACCAGGCCGGTGTCCTGGCCGTCACGCTGGACGCGGTCGACGACGACGCCCACCGCCTCCTGCGCAGGCTCGCGGCCCTGGGCTCCGACATCATCCGGACCAAGAACGGCTACACCGACCTGTTCTTCCGCACCCGCCGGGGCGAAGCGATGAGCGTCGCCGCCGAGATCCAGTGGTCGCTCCTGCCACCGCTGGCCATGACGATGCCCCGCGTCGCCGTGGCGGGAGTCCTGGAACCCGCCTACGACGTGGCCGGCGACAGCTTCGACTACGCCCTGAACGGCGACGTCCTCCACCTCGCCGTGATCGACGCCATGGGCCACGGCCTGGACGCGGCGACCATGGCGACCGTCACCATCGGGGCCTACCGGCACGCCCGCCGCACCAGCGTCGAACTCTCCGAGATCTACCTCTTCATGGACCGGGCCGTCGCCGAGCAGTTCGCCCCCGACCACTTCGTCACCGCCCAGATGCTGCGGCTCGACACCGGCACCGGCCGCCTCCAGTGGGTCAACGCCGGGCACCCCGCCCCCATGCTGATCCGCCACCACCGCGTCGTACGCCGCCTCGACAGCCCCACCACCCTCCCCGTCGGCTTCGGCGGTGACCAGCCGCAGGTCAGCGAGGTGGCGCTCGATCCCGGGGACCGGATCCTCTGCTTCACCGACGGCCTGATCGAGGAACACGAGAGCGGACAGGAGGAGTTCGGCGAGGACCAGCTGATCAACTGGGTGAATCAGATGGACAGGGCGGACCGGGAGGTGCACGCGGTGGCGCGGGACCTGTCCCACACCCTCAAGCGGGCACGTGGCGAGGCCACTTCGGACGACGCCACGCTCCTCCTGGTCGAGTGGCGCGGGTGACGGGGGGACGTGCCGCGAGGTGGGGTCACCGACGCCGACCGGGCGGATGCTCCCGGCCCGGGAAATCGGCTGGACGGACACCACTCGTCCGCCCCCGGCGCGGAGTAGGCTGAAGGTACCGGGAGTAACTCGAACACCCGCTCCCATGCGGACGTCGTTTCCGGCGATCAAGACACTGGGCCGCCCTGCAGGGCGGCCCGGAGACGGGTCCGCGATCATGACCACCACCCTCGCACCCTCGCATTCGGCGCGCCTTTCGCTGACGCCGAAGACCACACTCGCCGGTCTCCTGGACGGCGCCTGGTGGCCTCGCTCGCGTGACCTCGCCGCTGAGCTTCCGCCCCTGGTCGACGCGCTGGAAGAGCGCTTCGGACGCATCACACGGGCCACGGTGAACCCCACCCGCTGGCCCGTCGTCCCGCACAAGGTCGCCGTCACCGGGCACACCGTGCACGTCGGCTGGTTCACCGAACAGGATCCCGACAAGATGATCCTGCTCTCCTACACCGTCGGCCGCGTCGACCTGCTGGTGATACCGCCCGAGACCGAACCCGCCGCGGCCACCCGGCTCATGGCGGCCGCCGCCGTCCCCGGCAGCGTCCTCACCGCCGGTGTCCTGATGTCCGACGAAGCAGCGACCGGTCGCCGCATGCGCGTCGCCCGCAGCAGCGAGGACGCCTGGGAGACGGACGGAGGAGCCGCCCTGCCGCCCCTCCGGCACCCGGTCGTCGGCGCGCGGATGATTCCGCTGCCGAAGAACAGGCGGTGGTGACGACATGGAGACCCTGATCGCGCTCGTGGCCGCCGCTGTGCTGATCACACTCGGCACGCGCCTTGTCCACCGGCTCAACGCCCAGCACGACGCACGCATCGCCGCCCGCCGCTACAGCGACCCCTTCCCGGCCATCTTCCGACCGCCCGGTCACAGCCCCCGCACGCCGACAGAGCAAGCAGCCCGCCGCAGGGCCATGGGCACCTGGCCCTGACCGCTCCAGAGACCACTCCTCCGCCCGAAGGCCGCGGGTGGGGCACCCGACATCCGGGACAACCCACCCGCCGGCCTCTCGCTCATCCGTGAAGGGACCCGCCCCTTGTACCGCACCGACACCGCGGCCCTGCCCTCGGCCGGACAGGCCGAGATCCGCATCGTCGCCGCCACCCCCGAAGCCGCCCGCGCGGTCGCCGAGGTGATCCGCCGCTCGTTCGCCGGGACGGAACAGCGCAGCTACCCCGTCCTCGACGGCGGCACCCGGCTCCACCTCACCGTCGACACCGAAACCGCCGCAGAGCCCGCCCGCTCCTGGCTCACCACCAGCAGATCGTCCCCTCTCACCGGCACCCACGTCGACGAAGTCTGAGCGGAATCGGACCTTCACACGACGAAAGGACTCGGTCATGGCCACACTCCACGAGCGACAGGGGTACCGCGACCGGGTCCTGACCGCCCTCTACGAAGCCACCGAAGGCAACCGCCTCCTCGGCATCACGGGACGGAAGCTGCGCAACGATCTGCGCATCCCGGAGGAAGACCTGGCCGCCGCCTGCACCTACCTCACCGGCGAGGGCCTGATCAGCGTCGACTGGGAACCGGGCAACACACCCGCGATGGTCTCCCTCACCCACCAGGGAATCCTCCGCATGGAGACCGAGGAACAAGAGCGCGGGTGAGCCGGACCACCCCGGCGTCCCGCTCTCGCCCGGCCCGCCCGGCCGAGAAGTCGTACGATTGAACACGGATCGAGCACGCTCACGTGTGACGATCCGGAAGGGCGGCCCCGACGGAGTGAATGCGCCGGGGCCGTTGTGACGACCGCCGCCAGGCCCGCGCACCCGGCGTCTCGGACGTGGCACCGGCCGGTACGTCGGCGCCCGTCGTCCTCGCGACGGCAGTCAGCGCCGGCCCGGAGATGCGCCGTCGCGGCCCGCGCGCTGTCGCGGGCCCCCGGCCCCTTCCGTCGTCTACTGCATGGCGCAGAGGAGCGGGGGCGCCGGGCGGCAGTGGATCAGAGTCCTGCGAGGTGCGGGTCGCGGAGGCGGGGCGGGACGGCGGTGCCCTGGTTCGCGCGGTTCCCCGTGTGCGAGGAGAACCGCTGCGAGCATCGGGACGCAGGTCAGGAGCAGGAACGTCATGACCTGCCTGCCGCCGTCAGGGAGCCTGCATGGGCCCGCTGCCGTCGTGCTGGTGCAACGGCGTTCAGAAGGTGCTGAACGGCCCGGGAGGGGTTCGCGAGTCTGAGACGGCGCCCCTGCCGGGGCCACCAGTCGAGGACGGCCAGGAAGCCGGAGTCGCAGAAGGTGACCCGGGAGGCGTCCAGGACGAGCCCGGTGCAGCCGTCGTCGGCCGCCGAGGCCAGCAGTGCCCGCAGCGGGGCGGCGCTGAAGTGGTCGATCTCTCCGGCGAGGCGGAGGACCAGGGTGGTGCCGAGGGTGGTGCAGGAGTCGACGACTATGACACCGGGCGCGGTGTCCGCGCCCGAGTCGTGCACGACGGGAGGAGCGGGGGCGGCGAGAGCGGCGGACAGTATCGGTGCGGCGCTTGAAGTACTCACGTCCCCATCAACGCCTCCCGCCCGGGGACGGGGAACGAGCCACGCGACCCTTTCACCCCATGTGACCAGCACTGATCCCCGACAAGGGGGAAAGATTCCACCCGAACGAGGCAGGCGGACGCCCATGATGCGACCGCTGTCCTCCGCAATCGCCGCGACCGCGCCCCGAGTGGGAGCGGCTGCGAGGGGGAGCGGCTCTCCGGGCACCCTGCCGACTCGAGACCTCGATGGACCGTGGACTTCGACCGGAGACCCGTCGCGTGCCCCATCCGTGCCCTTCACGGCGGTGAACAGCGGTCACCAGGGGTGCGGGCGGAACCCCTCGGAACACTCTGCGGAGATGCTTGCTCGCAGGTCAGAGGCCATGTGGGCGGCCAAGGCGACGGTGATTCCCAAGCTTATAGCGCGGGTTCGATTCCCGTCATCCGCTCCATAGCAAAGCCCCAGGTCAGCGACCTGGGGCTTGTTTGTTGTCTAGACCTCTTTGGGCTCGCGTGCCATAAGCGCCCCAACGGGGCGTCAGCCTGACGCTGCTGGTCGCCGGCATCGCCCAGCACCTCCAGGTATCGGCGGCCGTCGGTGCCTTCCTCGTCGGCATCGCCGTCTCAGGCGAGGTCGCCGAAGGCTCCAGCACGCTACTCACCCCGCTCCGGGACCTGTTCGCGGCCGTGTTCTTCGTCTTCTTCGGCCTGTCCACCGACCCCGCCGACATCCCACCCGCCCTCGTCCCCGCCCTGATCCTCGCCGTCGTCACCGCGCTCACCAAGGTCGCCACCGGCTGGTACGCCGCACACCGGGCGGGCATCCAGGGCGCGGGCCGAGGCCGAACGGGGCGACGCGATCACCGTCGACGCCTGACACCACCACCGCACAGCGCCGTTCGCACCGGCCTGCCGACGACTGGAACACCCGTGGAGCGACCACCGGCTTGCGGCCTTCCAGGAAGGGTACGAGACCGTGCACGACCAGAGACAGGACTTCCTCGACGGTTACGTCCAGATCCTGACGGACGCGTCCGCGACGGGCCGTCGCCTCACGCGCGACGAACTCCTGTCCCGCCGCGCGTTGGGCGCACAGGCTGCGGCGGCGGGACGCGGCTAGCGCGGGCTGATCCGCGAGCACCTTGCCGCCGGCCGTGCCGCCTGGCCGGCCGCGGCCACCCCGGACACGGTGCTGTCCACGATCGAGCAGGCCGTCGACGCCTTCGCCGACGGGTACGAACACGCCCAACGCCTCGTCATACGGCAGGAGGAAGCAGCCAGACGCGAGTTCATCGAGGATCTGCTCCATGGGCGTGGCGAGGCGGGACATCTTGTGGAGCGCTCCGAAAGATTCGGACTGCGGCTGTCCCGCGCCCACGTGGTCGCGGTCGCCGAAGGCCCGGCCGAGTACGACGAGGCCGACCCCGTGCCTCGGCGGGTGGAGACGGCGCTGTTCCAGCGTTTCGAGAAGCGCCGCATCCTGTCCACCACCAAGGACGGCCGCATGGTGTGCGTAGCCCCTGGCGACCAGGAGGACGTCCTCCTCCACTTCGCCAAGCAGGCACACGCGGCGACCGACGGCGGCCGGGTCACCATCGGGCGGCCACGGCCCGGAGCTGTCGGAATCGGCCACAGCTACGAAGAAGCCCTCAACGCCCTCGACGTGGCCCAGCGCATGAGCCTCGACGAGCCGTTGCTGCGCGCCGCCGACCTGCTGGTCTTCCCCGTCCTGGCCCGGGACCGGCAGGCCCTGGTCGATCTGGTCCACAGCACGCTCAGCCCCCTCGAACAGGCCCGGGGCGGCGCCCGGCCACTCCTGGACACGCTGACCGCGTACTTCGACACCGGCTGCGTCGCCGCCGAGGCGGCACGCCACCTCTCACTGAGCGTGCGGGCACTGACCTACCGCCTGGAACGCGTCCGCACACTCACCGGCAACGACTTGGCCCACCCCGCACACCGCTACTCCCTCCAGACCGCGGTCATCGGTGCCCCCCTGCTCGACTGGCCCACCCGACCTCTGCACCCCCTGGGCAGCTCCCCCGTCGGCGTCGGACAGCGGCCGACAAGGCGCCGGACACGTTAGCCGTACCGGGTGATCGCCATCCGAAGTGGTGATCGGCAACTCGATGACCGGCCTCGTAAACGATCCGACCGGTCGGCGGGCCCGGCACGAACCGCCGCGGATCCAGGCCGCATAGCCAGGGGCGGCGGTCTCGCCGAGAGCGTCCGGCGGCAGCTGCGACACAACGTACCGACAGATGTGTCGACAACATTCGATAAGATGCCGACACGTGCGTCGTCAAGTTCAGGAAAAAGGGCGGCGCGTCCAGTCGTCGTGCCCCCATCCCCCTCCATCGCTCGGAGAGCTCCGTGTTCCTTGCCCTACGCGATCTGCGCTTCGCCCGCGGTCGCTTCGCTCTGATGGGCGCGGTGGTCGCGCTCATCGCCGTGCTCGGCGTGCTCCTGTCCGGGCTTGCCTCCGGTCTGGCGAATGCCGGTATATCCGGTCTGCGCGCACTGCCCGTGACCCACATGGCCTTCGACGAGAAGGCGACCAGCGAGCAGTTCTCCCGTTCGACCGTGGAGCAGGAGGACTGGCAGGCGTGGTCCGCAGCCCCGGGGGTGGAGCGGGCGGAGCCGTTCGGGAACACCCTGGCCAATGCCCAGGTGACCCAGGGCGCCAAGAAGGGCGAGCAGGTCAACCTCGCCGTCTTCGGCATGGCACCGGACTCCCCCCTGGCCCCCAGTCCCAGCAGGGGTGAGGGCCTGGAAGAGGGCAGTGCGGGCATCGTGATCACCCAGGAGATCGCCGACCTGGGCGTGGAGGTCGGGGACGTCCTGACCGCGGACAAGAGCGAGGTGCGGCTGAAGGTCGTGGGACTGGTCGACGAGACCGTCTCCTACGGCCACATCGGGGTCGTCTACGCGGACCTCGACACGTGGCGGCATCTGCACTACGGACTGCCGGGCGACCTGCCCGAGGCCGCGAGCCGGCAGGCCACCGCCGTCGCCCTGACCCTGAAGCCGGGCACCGACGTCGCGGCCGTGGAAAAGGCAACCGGGACCCTCGCCGAGACCAAGGAGGCCACGTACGACGCGTCCCCCGGCTACGAGGCCGAGTCCAGCACCATGGCCCTGATCAAGGGATTCCTGCATGTCATCTCCGCCCTGGTCGTCGGTGCGTTCTTCACCGTGTGGACCGTGCAGCGCAAGGCCGAGATCGCCCTGCTGAAGGCGCTCGGCGCCCCCACCGGATACATCCTGCGCGACGCGCTCGCCCAGGTCGTCGCCGTGCTCGTAGGAGCCACGGCCCTCGGCACCGCCGTCGGCCTGGCCCTGGGCAGCGCGATGATCGGCAAGGCCCCCTTCTCCCTCTCCGCCCCGGCCATCGCCACCTCCTCCGGCCTCCTCGTCGTCCTCGGGACCGTGGGCGCCGTCGTCGCCGTCCGCCGCATCACCGCCGTCGACCCCCTGACCGCTCTGGGAGCCACCCGATGACCACACCCGCCACCGACCACCAGAGCGCCACGGACACCACGGGCTCCGGCGGGCTGCGCCTGGACGACGTCACCCTCACCCTCGGTGACGGCGATACCGCCGTCACCGCCCTCGACCACGTCGTCCTGACCGTCGCCCCCGGCGAGTTCGTCGCCGTCGTCGGCCCCTCCGGATCCGGCAAGTCCAGCCTCCTGGCCGTCGCCGGCGGCCTCCAGAGGCCCACCTCGGGCGCCGTGCACATCGCCGGCACCGAGCTGACCGCCCTGTCGGACAAGGAGCGCACCGCCACCCGTCTTCGCCACATCGGCTTCGTCTTCCAGCAGTCGAACCTGCTGGCCTCCCTCACCGTCAGGGAACAGCTCCTGCTGCCCCTGCACATCGACGGACGCCTCGACACCACTGCCCGGGCCCGCGCAGACGAACTCATCGAAGCCGTCGGACTGACCCACCGCGTCGGCTCCCGCCCCCACCAGCTCTCCGGCGGAGAGCGCCAGCGCGCGGGCCTGGCCCGCGCCCTGATGACCTCCCCCGCCGTCCTGCTGGTGGACGAACCCACCTCGGCACTGGACCGGGTGCGTTCGGCCGAGGCGGTGCGGCTGATCGCCGAGCAGACCCATGAGCGCGGCACGGCCACGGTCATGGTCACCCACGACACGGCGATAATGGACGCAGCCGACCGGGTGTACGAGATGGTCGACGGCCGCCTGTCCTGACCGGCGGCCGCGGACCGTAACCTCGCTCCCGGCCCCGTCCGCCCTTCCAGGAGCCCGCCCCGCATGCCGAAGATCAACGCCTCCACCGTCGCCGAGCACCGTGCCCAGCAACGCGAGGCGCTGATCGGGGCGGCGATCGACATCCTGGTCAACGAGGGCGCCGCCGCCGTCACGCCGGCGGCGGTCGGCGCCCGCGCCGGCCTGGCCCGCTCCAGCGTCTACCAGTACTTCGACTCCTCGGCAGCCCTCCTGGCCACCATCACGGAGGAAGCCTTCCGACGCTCCAACGAGGCACTCACCCGCGCCATAGCCACCGCGAACAGCCCACTGGAACGCGTCGAGGCGTTCTTCGGGGAAAGCCTCCGCCTCGGCGCCGAGGGCGCACACCGGCCCGCCGTCGCCCTCATGAACGCCGGCCTGCCTCCGGCCTGCCAGCAGCGGCTGATGGAACTCCACCTGGAACAGGTCGAACCGTTCCGCGCCGCCGTCCGGGAACTCGGCGCTCCCGAGCCCGCGCTCACGGCCGACCTGATCGCCGGAATGCTGCACACCGCATTGGCCGCCGTCGAGAACGGCACCCCCCTCGATACGGTCACCCAGCGCACCCTCGCCCTCGTCCGCCGCTGCCTCACCCCAGCCGGCGGCACGGCCCGCGGACCGGAGGAACGGGCCTGAAGCCCTCGTGCCACCGACGGTCCGGCAGCCGTGCCACAACGTGCCAGTAAGGGCGGTGAACAGCGGTCATCAGCGGACCGAGGAAGACGCCCAGGACCACCTCTCCGGACGTCATTTCCCCTGTTCAGAGGCCAAGTGCGCGCTCAAGGACCGGGTGATTCCCAAGCTTATAGCGCGGGTTCGATTCCCGTCATCCGCTCCATAGCAAAGCCCCAGGTCAGCGACCTGGGGCTGTTGTTTTTCATCGAGACTCTTCTCGGCCACCTCGCACTGCGGCCGTGCACGGCCGCAGCGGACGGATACGCGCGGGCGCATACTGGCGGCAATGACAAAGCCAAGTGCACCGAAGCGCCATTTGCCCACCAGCCCCTTCAAGGCCCCGGTCACGCTGCCTCCCAAGCAGTTCGCCGTAGGCGACCAGGTCACACACGACGTACACGGCCTCGGCCGGATCATCGGCATCGAGGACGGGATCGCGGCGGTCGTGGATTTCGGTTCGACGCAAGAGCGGATCCTGAGTCCCTACGCCAAGATGAGCAAGCTGTAGGACTGTTGAAGCGCCTCCGGTGCAACGGCAGGCCGGCTCCCGTCCGTCACCGGACCGGGCGGCGGTGGAAGGAGCGGCGCATGCGCCAGGCGGCGTAGACGAGGTCGGCCACGAACAGCACGATGCCGATGATGAGCAGGAAGAGGAGTCCGTCGACGACGGCGCCGATGATGCCCAGCACGATCGCGACGATGATCAGGGCCAGGAAGAGTGACATGAGGGGCGCCTCCTCGGTCCGACGGGGGTCTCAGCGGCGGGCCAGCTGCCGCTCGCCGTTCGCCCCGGGCTTGTAGGCGAGGCCGTAGTGTCCGAAGACCGCTTCCTCGGCCCCGGCGGGCAGGACGTCGTCGGTGCCGATCGAAGGGCACTGCTTCACCAGCGCCTTGTCATGGGCGACCTTCACGTAGCCCGGCCCCAGCGTCGCACCGTCCAGGGGAACGAACACCAGACGGTGGCGGGTGGGCAGGCCGACCCGGATCGTGGCCATGGCCGGCTCGTCCGTGCTGGTGTCGACGTAGATCGCTTCCAGCTCTCCGATCCGGTGGCCCCGCGTGTCCACCACGTCGTGGGTGCGCCACTCGCGGATGTCCGCCATCTGGATCATCCCGACTCCTCGCGCTCGTCCGGTGGTTGGGGATGCGTGGCGACAAGGATCTCGTCGGCCCGGGCGACGTTGTCGGCATGGACCGCACGGGCCATGGCGTCTCGTGCCGCGCCGGGTGTCGTGTCCGGCGGGCGGGGCCACGGCCCCGTTCTTTCACCGTACTCCGCGAGGCGGTGCCCAAGCGCCGCTCCACGCTCCGGAACAGACCGGCGCCGGCGGCTCCGGAAGTACCGTGGACGTACGGAGGCGTGCGCGCCCCGCGCCGGTCGTTCGGGCGGGCTTCCGGCAGGAAAGGACGGTGTCGCAGTGGACCGCAACGAGCCAGAAGCGGAAGCCCTGCCGCCGCCGGGGCACGCCGAAGTCCGGATCGTCGCCGCGACCCCGGACGCCGCCCGGATGGTGGCCGACGTCCTGCGCCACTGCTTCGCCGGCGGCGAGCAGCGCAGCTACCCCACCCCTGGCGGGGGCACCCGCCTCCACCTCACCGTCGACACCGCCCACGCCGCCGAACCGGCCCGGTCCTGGCTGGCCACCAGCAGGCCCCCGAGCGGCACCGGGCCGCACTCCGAAGAACCCTGACAAGGCAGCGGAGCCGACGGGCGCGCGTGGCGGCCCCGGCCGCCACGGAGCATCCTGGAAGCCGCACCGCGATGCCGTCGGATCCGGCCCCCCATCGGCACCAGCCCGGTGATCGCTCCGCCGCCCGTCTGGAGGCGCCCCGACGACCGGCAGACGGTACGAGGACCGGGATCCCGACCGCTCGGAGAGCTTCGGGGAGATGCTGCTGGGCAGTCTCCTGGACCACGCCCATGTGCTTCCGCCCGACCGGATGGGGCGGGCCCTCGCCGACGCGGTCGCCCGGATCGGCGGCCGGGAGACGCGGATCCTGCTCCAGGACTACGGGCAGCAGAGGCTGGTGCCCCTCGCCGGGGAAGGGCTCGAGGACGGAGATCCCCTGCCCATCGACGGTTCGGAGGCCGGCCGGTGCTTTCTCACCGCACACCCGGTCGAGGTGGCGCTCGCCGACGGGGTGCGGGTCCACGTCCCGCTGCTGGACGGCGGCGACCAGGCCGGCGTCCTGGAGCCCGCCTACGACGTGGCCGGCGACAGCTTCGACCACGCCCTGAACGGGGACGTCCTCCACCTCGCCATGATCGATGCCATGGGCCACGGCCTGGACGCGGCGACCATGGCGACCGTCGTCATCGGCGCGTACCGGCACGCCCGCCGCACCAGCGTCGAGCTGTCCGAGATCTACCTCTTCATGGACCGGGCCGTCGCCGAACAGTTCGCCCCCGACCACTTCGTCACCGCGCAGATGCTGCGACTCGACACCGGCACCGGCCGCCTCCAGTGGGTCAACGCCGGACACCCCGCCCCCATACTCATCCGCGACCACCACGTCGTGCGCCGCCTGGACAGCCCCACCACCCTCGTCCTCGTCGAGTGGCGCGGACGAGGGTGACGGGGGCTCGGCGCGTCCAGCTCCGGCGCGGAGTACGTTGGAGGTACCGGGAGCACCTCGAGCACCCGCCCTCACGCGGACGTCGTTCCCGGCGATCAAGACACTGGGCCGTCCATGGGCGGCCCGGGGACAGGTCCCGGTCTCATGACCAGCACCACCGCTCCCATCCGCCAGGCACGCCTGGCACTGACACCGAACACCTCCCTGGCCGGGCTGCTGGACGGCGCCTGGTGGCCGTACTCACGCGATCTCGTCGTCGAGCTGCCGCCCCTGGTGGACGCGCTGCGGGACCGCTGGGGGCGCGTCACGCGCATCACCGCGAACCCCGTGCCCTGGCCCGTCGCCCCGTACCAGGTCCCCGTCGGCGGATACGCCGTGCACGTCGGCTGGTTCACCGACCAGGCTCCCGACACGATGATCCTGCTCTCGTACCACCTCGGCCGCTGCGACCTGCTCGTGATTCCCCCGGAGACCGAACCCGCCTCCGCCGCAAGGCTGATGGCCGTCGCCTCCGCTCCGGGCAACCTCCACACCACGGACACCCTCATGTCCGACGAGGACGCCACCGCTCGCCGCCTGCGGGAGGCGCGAGCCGGTGAAGACGCCCGGGAGGCGGACGGCGAGGTCTCCTCGCGGCTCCGGCCCCGTCCCCGCCCCCGCCCCGTCGTCGGGGCACGCATGATCTACCTGCCGCAGAACATGCGGAGGTGACGGCTGCCGGTCTGTCGTCTCCCCGGCCTCTTCGCGCCGCGAACAAGTATCTGTGCCGGCGGGATGAGAATGCGAGGAGTGGCGCCGCCAGGCTTATTGGCGTCCAGAAATAGTGGCGCCATCGAACCGGGAACGACCGAGTCCGCGTGCTAGTCTCGATTTCAGTTGCAGTTGTGGTTCCCAAAACTTCAAGCCCCCAGTCAAGCCCATCGGCCCCTGGGAGTGCTTTTTCGTCTCCGGTCTCTCCGGCGGGGTAATCATCACGGCGACACAGCATTCGCGCAGTGCGGATGCCGATGAGCCCCCAGAAAGAGATCTGACATGAGCAGTGGCACCGTGAAGTGGTTCAACGCAGAAAAGGGCTTCGGCTTCATCGCGCAGGACGGCGGTGGCCCCGACGTGTTCGCCCACTACTCGAACATCGCCGCCCAGGGCTTCCGCGAGCTGCAGGAAGGCCAGAAGGTCACCTTCGACGTCGCGCAGGGCCAGAAGGGCCCGACGGCCGAGAACATCGTTCCC from Streptomyces fradiae includes:
- a CDS encoding PRC-barrel domain-containing protein, translated to MIQMADIREWRTHDVVDTRGHRIGELEAIYVDTSTDEPAMATIRVGLPTRHRLVFVPLDGATLGPGYVKVAHDKALVKQCPSIGTDDVLPAGAEEAVFGHYGLAYKPGANGERQLARR
- a CDS encoding PP2C family protein-serine/threonine phosphatase, encoding MTVGRYEDGDPDRSESFGEMLLGGLLDHAHALPPDRVGPALADVLALIGGRDPQILLQDYGQRNLVPLAGDGLADGDPVPIDGSAAGRCFLTSRPVEVPVVEGVRVHVPLLDGGDQAGVLAVTLDAVDDDAHRLLRRLAALGSDIIRTKNGYTDLFFRTRRGEAMSVAAEIQWSLLPPLAMTMPRVAVAGVLEPAYDVAGDSFDYALNGDVLHLAVIDAMGHGLDAATMATVTIGAYRHARRTSVELSEIYLFMDRAVAEQFAPDHFVTAQMLRLDTGTGRLQWVNAGHPAPMLIRHHRVVRRLDSPTTLPVGFGGDQPQVSEVALDPGDRILCFTDGLIEEHESGQEEFGEDQLINWVNQMDRADREVHAVARDLSHTLKRARGEATSDDATLLLVEWRG
- a CDS encoding ABC transporter ATP-binding protein, which encodes MTTPATDHQSATDTTGSGGLRLDDVTLTLGDGDTAVTALDHVVLTVAPGEFVAVVGPSGSGKSSLLAVAGGLQRPTSGAVHIAGTELTALSDKERTATRLRHIGFVFQQSNLLASLTVREQLLLPLHIDGRLDTTARARADELIEAVGLTHRVGSRPHQLSGGERQRAGLARALMTSPAVLLVDEPTSALDRVRSAEAVRLIAEQTHERGTATVMVTHDTAIMDAADRVYEMVDGRLS
- a CDS encoding DUF5994 family protein; amino-acid sequence: MTSTTAPIRQARLALTPNTSLAGLLDGAWWPYSRDLVVELPPLVDALRDRWGRVTRITANPVPWPVAPYQVPVGGYAVHVGWFTDQAPDTMILLSYHLGRCDLLVIPPETEPASAARLMAVASAPGNLHTTDTLMSDEDATARRLREARAGEDAREADGEVSSRLRPRPRPRPVVGARMIYLPQNMRR
- a CDS encoding TetR/AcrR family transcriptional regulator, producing the protein MPKINASTVAEHRAQQREALIGAAIDILVNEGAAAVTPAAVGARAGLARSSVYQYFDSSAALLATITEEAFRRSNEALTRAIATANSPLERVEAFFGESLRLGAEGAHRPAVALMNAGLPPACQQRLMELHLEQVEPFRAAVRELGAPEPALTADLIAGMLHTALAAVENGTPLDTVTQRTLALVRRCLTPAGGTARGPEERA
- a CDS encoding cold-shock protein, with translation MSSGTVKWFNAEKGFGFIAQDGGGPDVFAHYSNIAAQGFRELQEGQKVTFDVAQGQKGPTAENIVPVRG
- a CDS encoding STAS domain-containing protein, producing MSTSSAAPILSAALAAPAPPVVHDSGADTAPGVIVVDSCTTLGTTLVLRLAGEIDHFSAAPLRALLASAADDGCTGLVLDASRVTFCDSGFLAVLDWWPRQGRRLRLANPSRAVQHLLNAVAPARRQRAHAGSLTAAGRS
- a CDS encoding ABC transporter permease, yielding MFLALRDLRFARGRFALMGAVVALIAVLGVLLSGLASGLANAGISGLRALPVTHMAFDEKATSEQFSRSTVEQEDWQAWSAAPGVERAEPFGNTLANAQVTQGAKKGEQVNLAVFGMAPDSPLAPSPSRGEGLEEGSAGIVITQEIADLGVEVGDVLTADKSEVRLKVVGLVDETVSYGHIGVVYADLDTWRHLHYGLPGDLPEAASRQATAVALTLKPGTDVAAVEKATGTLAETKEATYDASPGYEAESSTMALIKGFLHVISALVVGAFFTVWTVQRKAEIALLKALGAPTGYILRDALAQVVAVLVGATALGTAVGLALGSAMIGKAPFSLSAPAIATSSGLLVVLGTVGAVVAVRRITAVDPLTALGATR
- a CDS encoding DUF5994 family protein, whose product is MTTTLAPSHSARLSLTPKTTLAGLLDGAWWPRSRDLAAELPPLVDALEERFGRITRATVNPTRWPVVPHKVAVTGHTVHVGWFTEQDPDKMILLSYTVGRVDLLVIPPETEPAAATRLMAAAAVPGSVLTAGVLMSDEAATGRRMRVARSSEDAWETDGGAALPPLRHPVVGARMIPLPKNRRW